Proteins found in one Vallitalea guaymasensis genomic segment:
- a CDS encoding sensor histidine kinase, producing MFKLNIKTKIAIVTLTISVVSILAISVLFYTSYKNSLIKSTVDSNSQFTKYISDYLNIYFKKLQYTAVELYNETESVKLKIIKDGYSDNINQKYNQRQSLMNYFTFIQNQRKSIVKTVILSENKTIVETWNRNNIYTKIHLDPIIEKYVYNNNDDSLFSSYSATEIDKQLMVYKKNIYDLFTHEKLGTILYFIDYNKFDWERYNLQDNTFFVVNKYNEIIYHPNREQLGKNVDDNIISLYSINEKGYSLQHNDNQLINYNNLLEQSDLKLINITIMNELKKNKTMAMLTTILVVITAIILSSVASSFFALKITKPIKNLCNTMKKVEKGNFNIKIPETQREDEIAILNKSFNYMTLKIKEMIQFQYQLEVKNREAQLMVLQSQINPHFLYNTLQTISGKAILNNDYEISTMCKALSDIFRYSIQSEPKETTIKDELFHISNYLYIQQIRFDNTIEINIDIDEEFKSCLVPRFILQPIVENAIVHGIEKHPIDKEIISINIEQHNNTLSIIIEDNGPGIEDTKLCRIKRSIDREPMETSSGLTGRSSIGLRNVNTRLKIFYGKQYGINIHNKNTGLKIIMTMPYNKEVTHV from the coding sequence ATGTTCAAACTCAACATTAAGACAAAAATTGCAATAGTCACTCTAACAATTTCAGTAGTATCCATACTTGCTATAAGTGTTTTATTCTATACCTCATATAAGAATTCCCTAATAAAGTCTACAGTTGATTCCAATAGCCAATTCACCAAATATATATCTGACTATCTTAATATTTATTTCAAGAAACTTCAATATACTGCCGTAGAACTCTATAATGAAACAGAATCTGTAAAACTTAAGATTATCAAAGATGGCTATTCGGATAATATTAATCAAAAATATAATCAAAGACAATCTCTAATGAACTACTTCACATTTATACAGAACCAAAGGAAAAGTATAGTTAAAACAGTAATCCTATCAGAGAATAAAACCATTGTTGAAACATGGAATCGAAATAATATATATACAAAAATTCACCTGGACCCTATTATAGAGAAATACGTTTATAATAATAATGATGATTCATTATTTTCTTCCTATAGCGCTACAGAAATAGATAAACAATTAATGGTGTACAAAAAAAATATATACGATCTATTCACCCATGAAAAATTGGGTACAATACTTTATTTTATAGACTATAATAAATTTGATTGGGAAAGGTATAATCTTCAGGATAATACTTTTTTCGTAGTTAATAAATATAATGAGATAATTTATCATCCCAACAGGGAACAGCTTGGTAAAAATGTTGATGACAATATAATAAGCTTATATTCCATTAACGAAAAAGGCTACTCTCTTCAACACAATGATAATCAGCTTATCAATTATAATAATCTTTTAGAACAATCAGATTTGAAACTTATAAATATTACAATAATGAATGAGTTAAAAAAGAACAAAACCATGGCTATGTTAACCACTATACTTGTAGTCATAACAGCTATTATTCTCAGTTCAGTTGCTTCATCATTCTTTGCTCTAAAAATTACCAAGCCAATTAAAAACTTATGTAATACTATGAAAAAGGTTGAAAAAGGTAACTTTAATATTAAAATCCCAGAAACCCAAAGAGAAGATGAAATAGCTATATTAAATAAAAGTTTCAACTATATGACTCTGAAAATAAAAGAAATGATTCAGTTTCAGTACCAACTTGAAGTCAAAAACAGGGAAGCCCAGCTAATGGTTTTACAATCCCAGATAAATCCTCATTTCTTATATAATACATTACAGACAATCAGCGGAAAAGCAATTCTTAATAATGATTATGAAATAAGTACCATGTGTAAAGCATTAAGTGATATATTTAGATACAGCATCCAGAGCGAACCCAAAGAAACAACTATCAAAGATGAACTTTTTCACATAAGCAACTATCTTTATATTCAACAAATAAGATTTGATAACACTATAGAAATAAATATAGATATAGACGAAGAATTCAAAAGCTGTTTAGTACCCCGTTTTATATTACAACCTATTGTTGAAAATGCCATAGTACATGGAATAGAGAAACATCCAATAGATAAAGAAATCATCTCCATCAATATTGAACAACATAATAATACACTTTCAATAATAATTGAAGACAACGGTCCTGGTATAGAAGACACCAAATTATGTAGAATCAAAAGATCCATTGATAGAGAACCCATGGAAACCAGCTCAGGTCTTAC
- a CDS encoding ABC transporter substrate-binding protein: MKKKILVLILIIMVMVTSCIGCGKKNDESVTSQKGDTTSNKEEQPKVTLKMTHFKAEATEGINKIIEVFNEEYPNIEINVDLLEWGNYDTILKTKFASNEIIDIICLKEGDLLNKYGKAGYLADLTDKTFMDNIQDVAVKASATDGKNYAVPVDNSPIAVFYNKKIFKDKGFEIPKTYSELMSIAKQLKEEGTAGFALGYKDEWPLSMFQSRAAVDVLYLQGQPEWGKNYLDGKTTFADTPEWKTVIAQCKDFYTYGNDDPLGVDYNKALDMFAAGDAAMIFQGLWILPEIEKRNPEFFNNDLGIFPYPATEDPSDVKLEATGDFVIAAGAESTHLDEAMKFLEFMTTKEAAKIWTDNIKTISAVKDSSLSFAPCLADIEPYFNNGQIYDAQPYLSQLSGNWDGQITKYIIEYLIDRKTVDEVLEAQDKFMQRTLNN, from the coding sequence ATGAAAAAGAAGATTTTAGTTCTAATATTAATTATTATGGTTATGGTTACATCTTGTATCGGGTGTGGTAAAAAAAATGATGAATCAGTTACATCCCAAAAAGGTGATACAACTTCTAATAAAGAAGAACAACCAAAAGTAACTTTGAAAATGACTCATTTCAAAGCAGAAGCAACAGAAGGGATTAATAAAATAATAGAAGTTTTTAACGAAGAGTACCCTAATATTGAAATAAATGTAGACTTATTGGAATGGGGTAATTACGATACTATATTAAAAACAAAATTCGCAAGTAATGAAATAATCGATATCATTTGTCTAAAAGAAGGAGACCTTCTTAATAAATATGGAAAAGCAGGTTATCTGGCAGATCTTACAGATAAAACTTTTATGGATAATATTCAAGATGTGGCTGTAAAAGCTAGTGCCACTGATGGTAAGAATTATGCTGTACCTGTTGACAATAGTCCTATAGCTGTATTTTATAATAAAAAGATTTTTAAAGATAAAGGATTTGAGATTCCAAAAACATACAGTGAGTTAATGAGTATAGCAAAACAGTTGAAAGAAGAAGGAACTGCTGGTTTTGCTCTTGGATATAAGGATGAATGGCCTCTATCAATGTTCCAATCAAGAGCAGCTGTTGACGTGTTATATCTACAAGGACAGCCAGAATGGGGTAAAAATTATTTAGATGGTAAAACAACATTTGCAGATACTCCTGAGTGGAAAACAGTTATTGCACAGTGTAAAGATTTCTATACATATGGAAATGATGATCCATTGGGAGTTGATTATAATAAAGCTCTTGATATGTTTGCAGCAGGAGATGCAGCAATGATATTCCAAGGATTATGGATATTACCTGAAATAGAAAAAAGGAATCCTGAATTCTTTAATAATGATTTAGGTATCTTCCCTTATCCAGCAACAGAAGATCCTAGTGATGTTAAACTTGAGGCGACAGGTGATTTTGTCATAGCTGCTGGAGCTGAATCAACTCATCTTGATGAAGCAATGAAATTCCTTGAGTTCATGACAACTAAGGAAGCTGCTAAGATATGGACAGATAATATCAAGACCATTAGTGCTGTAAAAGATTCAAGTCTAAGTTTTGCACCATGTCTTGCTGATATAGAACCTTATTTCAATAATGGTCAAATATATGATGCACAGCCTTATCTTTCTCAACTATCAGGAAATTGGGATGGACAGATTACCAAGTATATAATCGAATATCTTATAGATCGTAAAACTGTTGATGAAGTATTAGAGGCTCAAGACAAATTTATGCAGAGAACATTAAATAATTAG
- a CDS encoding carbohydrate ABC transporter permease: protein MGTSKKSSRQRWFFIFILPSLFLFTISIIIPVIQGFILTLTNWDGIQKSYDFVGFKNYITLFQDELFYNALLNTLKFTLGVAIFQNVFGLLLAVLLNKSSRVNNFFRTIFFMPAVLSVVLAGFIWTYVYSDGIPALYDMLNLKFTSSPLGNPDMAMIALIIIQLWLCTGTTMVIYIAGLQSIPEDIYESAKVDGANHLQSFFKITLPMLGPAITINFVLVVKQAMMVFDLVFVTTSGGPGHCTDVLSTYLWETTFTNNQAGYGSSMSFIFLLILIIMAMLQLKFFRKREVEM, encoded by the coding sequence ATGGGAACATCCAAAAAAAGTAGCAGACAACGTTGGTTTTTCATATTTATTCTTCCTTCACTATTTCTATTTACAATATCTATTATAATACCTGTGATTCAAGGTTTTATACTTACATTAACGAATTGGGATGGTATTCAGAAGAGTTATGATTTTGTAGGGTTCAAAAATTATATAACTCTTTTTCAGGATGAATTGTTTTATAATGCGTTACTCAATACTTTGAAATTCACTCTTGGAGTAGCGATATTTCAAAATGTATTTGGACTTTTGTTGGCTGTGTTATTGAACAAAAGTTCTAGGGTAAATAATTTTTTCAGAACCATTTTTTTTATGCCAGCAGTGCTAAGTGTTGTATTGGCTGGATTCATATGGACATATGTGTATAGTGATGGGATACCTGCATTATATGATATGCTTAACCTGAAGTTCACTTCTAGTCCACTAGGAAATCCTGACATGGCAATGATTGCATTAATAATTATACAATTGTGGTTATGTACCGGGACTACAATGGTTATTTATATAGCAGGACTCCAGAGTATACCTGAAGATATATATGAGAGTGCAAAAGTTGATGGAGCTAATCATCTACAATCATTTTTCAAGATTACTCTTCCTATGCTGGGACCAGCTATTACAATAAATTTTGTCCTTGTAGTAAAACAGGCTATGATGGTATTTGATCTGGTTTTTGTTACAACATCGGGAGGACCAGGACATTGTACAGATGTTCTTAGTACATATCTTTGGGAAACTACATTTACCAATAATCAAGCTGGCTATGGTTCTTCTATGTCTTTTATATTCTTATTGATATTGATTATTATGGCTATGCTACAACTGAAATTCTTTAGGAAAAGAGAGGTGGAGATGTAA
- a CDS encoding carbohydrate ABC transporter permease has product MEGKRIHLSKILPRIITIILAIVTIWPFYITVLMAFKTPRETFQSFYGLPKVFRLDNFINAWKITNFSLAFKNSFIVTSVSLVFIVLATSMAGYAIARSNKKFYNFIYVLFVSGMMVPFQVIMIPLYKMGRKFGLVNNRWGIILIYICLGVHLAVFLYTGFVKGIPKELEEAATIDGASTPQIFFKVVFPLLKPITMTILVLDTMWIWNDFFLPLLFLQDTKIRTLPLTQFYFYGKYNTQMNLAFAAFILAMIPILIFYFAMQKYIVKGIVAGAVKG; this is encoded by the coding sequence ATGGAAGGAAAAAGAATCCATCTATCTAAGATATTACCACGTATTATAACTATAATATTGGCGATAGTTACTATCTGGCCTTTTTATATAACTGTATTGATGGCTTTTAAGACGCCTAGGGAAACATTTCAGTCATTTTATGGCTTACCTAAAGTATTTAGATTAGATAATTTTATTAATGCATGGAAAATCACTAATTTCTCTTTAGCTTTCAAGAATAGTTTTATTGTTACTTCTGTTTCTCTTGTTTTTATTGTATTGGCTACTTCTATGGCAGGATATGCTATAGCAAGAAGTAACAAGAAATTCTATAATTTCATTTATGTATTGTTTGTATCAGGTATGATGGTGCCTTTTCAAGTTATTATGATACCTTTGTATAAGATGGGGAGAAAATTTGGATTGGTAAACAACAGATGGGGTATTATTCTTATATACATATGTTTAGGTGTACATTTAGCTGTATTTCTCTATACAGGATTTGTAAAAGGTATTCCAAAAGAGTTGGAAGAAGCGGCTACTATAGATGGTGCTTCTACACCTCAAATATTTTTTAAAGTTGTCTTTCCATTATTGAAACCTATTACCATGACTATTTTGGTACTTGATACTATGTGGATCTGGAATGATTTTTTCCTTCCATTATTATTCCTTCAGGATACTAAGATAAGAACATTACCATTAACGCAATTCTATTTCTATGGCAAATACAATACCCAGATGAATCTGGCATTTGCAGCGTTTATACTTGCTATGATTCCTATATTGATATTTTATTTTGCTATGCAGAAGTATATAGTGAAAGGCATTGTAGCTGGAGCTGTTAAAGGTTAA
- a CDS encoding glycoside hydrolase: protein MKKIRKITSIICVLTVVLTLSGIVIPVEEVHAQDVSVVKIDPNIQFQTLEGWGINLAWWGNTIGNWPEDKRDEIGELLFGDNGLDMNIVRFNIGAGDNPTHDHMNSGCFLNAEMEGYEPEEGVWNWNGDEGQRDMLQIAKNKGVNIFEAFANSAPYWMTKSGCTAGNVLSLPNFKPEYTDAFAEYLVQVVKHARDYWGIDFRSLEPFNEPDGFWMKGRPQEGMIIWDTQNDILKSLHDKIEENGLDTQLTAMDVWSIDKLDDHYDYYEDITKSYLSQLNVHSYSGDNRRGVNAFVEQEGKRLWMSEFGCGDGNDHNNIENGTKLAEIIINDLREMKPDAWLYWQPVENEEDRDDAWGFIHANYKDTSYKYWIKKQYYTYGQFSKFIRAGYKLIDIGSKDAIGAYDEDSKKLVILMLNNTDSDINYNYDLSKFNEMDEYAVVHRTSSQENLAHIEDAFISNKQLTAIAKAKSITTYVVSNIDYIPLGQVKEVDNNIVGIDINEFNYVGNWNNENGNHISDVRDSYAEFTFEGTGVKLYGNKGRDYGMVGVSVDDGAEIWIDLFSEVSKEDTYIFSSKRLAPGTHKIKVRVTGDKNPFSQGCGVGINCARGIDYRGEQINISKTDDREITDVKLGIDFYIDGKKHYDYEYLDTFDNTKQTYLKANGGNNALTHWAGDFLKLNSSKNGPAVIEITNLDDRDIENVTVHIDFKIDGTWHYDYEDISNLDGIINLTLDAHNGNFNIIKNRYEGDYLK from the coding sequence ATGAAAAAGATTAGGAAGATAACATCAATAATTTGTGTTTTAACTGTAGTCTTAACATTAAGTGGGATAGTAATACCAGTGGAAGAGGTTCATGCTCAGGATGTATCAGTAGTAAAAATAGATCCTAACATACAATTTCAAACACTGGAAGGTTGGGGGATTAATCTTGCATGGTGGGGCAATACTATTGGAAATTGGCCAGAGGATAAGCGTGATGAGATAGGAGAGCTTCTTTTTGGTGATAATGGTTTGGATATGAATATTGTCCGTTTCAATATAGGAGCAGGAGATAATCCTACTCACGATCATATGAATTCAGGTTGTTTTCTTAATGCAGAGATGGAGGGTTATGAACCAGAAGAAGGGGTATGGAACTGGAATGGTGATGAAGGGCAGAGGGATATGCTTCAAATAGCTAAGAATAAAGGTGTCAATATATTTGAAGCTTTTGCTAATTCAGCACCATACTGGATGACAAAATCTGGTTGTACAGCAGGTAATGTCTTATCCCTACCTAATTTCAAACCAGAGTATACAGACGCATTTGCTGAGTATCTAGTTCAAGTAGTTAAACATGCCAGAGATTACTGGGGTATAGATTTTCGCTCATTGGAACCTTTTAATGAACCAGATGGGTTTTGGATGAAAGGACGTCCTCAAGAAGGTATGATAATATGGGATACACAAAATGATATATTGAAATCATTGCATGACAAGATTGAAGAAAATGGATTGGATACTCAATTAACAGCTATGGACGTATGGAGTATAGACAAATTAGATGACCATTATGATTATTATGAAGATATTACAAAAAGTTATCTTTCCCAATTGAATGTTCATTCATATAGTGGAGATAATAGAAGAGGCGTCAATGCTTTTGTGGAACAGGAAGGCAAACGACTATGGATGTCTGAGTTTGGCTGTGGTGACGGTAATGATCATAATAATATTGAGAATGGTACTAAACTTGCTGAAATAATCATTAATGATTTGAGAGAGATGAAACCAGATGCTTGGCTTTATTGGCAGCCAGTAGAAAATGAAGAAGATAGAGATGATGCATGGGGATTCATTCATGCTAATTATAAAGATACATCATATAAATATTGGATCAAAAAACAATATTATACATATGGTCAATTTTCCAAATTCATCAGAGCAGGCTATAAATTAATAGATATAGGCAGCAAGGATGCTATTGGAGCATATGATGAAGATAGTAAGAAGCTTGTTATATTGATGCTGAATAATACTGATAGTGATATTAATTATAATTATGATCTATCAAAATTCAATGAGATGGATGAGTATGCAGTTGTACATCGAACATCTTCACAGGAAAATCTAGCTCATATTGAAGATGCATTCATATCAAACAAACAATTGACAGCTATTGCAAAAGCTAAATCAATAACTACATATGTTGTATCAAATATAGATTACATACCATTGGGGCAAGTAAAAGAAGTAGATAATAATATTGTTGGAATAGATATCAATGAGTTCAATTATGTAGGAAACTGGAATAATGAAAACGGTAATCATATAAGTGATGTAAGAGATAGTTATGCAGAGTTTACTTTTGAAGGAACTGGAGTCAAGTTATATGGAAACAAGGGCAGAGATTATGGTATGGTAGGTGTTTCAGTAGATGATGGAGCAGAAATATGGATTGATCTATTCTCAGAAGTCAGCAAAGAGGATACTTATATATTCAGCAGTAAAAGGTTAGCGCCTGGGACACATAAGATTAAGGTTAGAGTAACAGGAGATAAAAACCCATTTTCACAGGGTTGTGGTGTAGGGATAAATTGTGCTAGGGGAATTGATTATAGAGGGGAACAAATAAATATCTCTAAAACAGATGATAGGGAGATAACAGATGTAAAACTTGGAATTGATTTCTATATTGATGGAAAGAAACATTATGATTATGAATATCTAGATACTTTTGATAATACAAAACAAACTTATCTAAAGGCTAATGGAGGAAATAATGCATTAACTCATTGGGCTGGAGATTTCTTGAAATTGAATTCAAGTAAAAACGGACCAGCTGTTATAGAAATAACCAATCTGGATGATAGAGACATTGAAAACGTAACTGTACATATTGATTTCAAGATTGATGGAACTTGGCATTATGATTATGAAGATATTAGTAATCTAGATGGTATCATCAATCTTACATTAGATGCTCATAATGGCAATTTCAATATTATAAAGAATAGATACGAAGGAGATTACTTAAAGTAA
- a CDS encoding ROK family transcriptional regulator: MKINNKSIDGNRKVLLNYIRENEPVSRTDVWNNTALSKPTVTRIVDELIKSDILLETGEAGTDNTTVGRKPILLKVNPKAFYCIGLDITRTLIKGSLLDINRNIIARKEESVRYIKEEKELLDNVKTVIEKLISQSGLDEDKILGIGIGVPCTVDYKTGILMDFNINKEPRQINLKEYLEEIFKLPVYIDNNANISVLGEYWYGYGKGYRNIIYIMCNQGVGSGIIVEENILRGKNSVAGEIGHQKIEQDGRLCTCGKKGCLEAYCGTEAIETEVEDELVRGTKSIITDYIGEDYDQITFELINKCASNNDKLCSNVLDKAEKTLGLGVSNIINILNPDMVILSGEFFRYRDNITDRIELYAKDQLFNLVGEDTLFVHRQDADIVDGVSAGTLVYKDIF, translated from the coding sequence TTGAAGATAAATAATAAATCTATTGATGGAAATAGAAAGGTTCTCCTTAATTATATTAGAGAAAATGAACCTGTATCAAGAACTGATGTATGGAATAATACAGCATTATCTAAGCCAACAGTGACTAGGATAGTAGATGAACTGATTAAAAGTGACATTCTACTTGAAACAGGTGAAGCTGGAACTGATAATACGACAGTAGGTAGAAAACCCATTCTCTTGAAGGTGAATCCAAAAGCTTTTTACTGTATAGGTTTGGATATCACTAGAACCCTCATAAAAGGATCGCTTCTTGATATTAATAGAAATATAATTGCTAGAAAAGAAGAAAGCGTAAGATACATAAAAGAAGAAAAAGAACTCCTTGATAATGTAAAAACAGTAATAGAAAAATTGATTTCCCAATCTGGACTTGATGAAGATAAAATATTAGGAATTGGAATTGGTGTTCCATGTACTGTTGATTACAAGACAGGGATACTAATGGATTTCAACATAAATAAAGAACCAAGACAGATTAATCTTAAGGAGTACCTTGAGGAAATTTTCAAGTTGCCTGTTTATATTGATAATAACGCTAATATCTCTGTTCTAGGTGAATATTGGTATGGTTATGGCAAAGGATATAGAAACATCATTTACATCATGTGCAATCAAGGTGTAGGAAGTGGGATCATTGTTGAAGAAAACATACTAAGGGGTAAAAATAGTGTTGCAGGTGAGATAGGGCATCAAAAAATAGAACAAGATGGCAGACTCTGTACATGCGGTAAAAAAGGCTGTTTGGAGGCATATTGTGGTACAGAAGCCATAGAAACAGAAGTGGAAGATGAATTGGTTAGAGGTACGAAGAGTATAATAACAGATTATATCGGAGAAGATTATGACCAAATTACATTTGAATTAATAAACAAGTGTGCTTCTAATAATGATAAATTATGTAGCAATGTTTTGGATAAGGCTGAAAAAACACTAGGTCTTGGTGTATCTAATATAATCAATATACTTAATCCTGATATGGTTATTCTTTCAGGCGAGTTTTTTAGATACAGAGACAATATAACAGATAGAATTGAATTATATGCAAAAGATCAGCTGTTCAATTTGGTAGGTGAAGATACATTATTTGTACATAGACAAGATGCTGACATAGTAGATGGAGTTTCAGCTGGTACATTAGTTTATAAAGACATATTTTAA
- a CDS encoding 6-phosphogluconolactonase, whose amino-acid sequence MKDYYTIGEDKLGENSKIPLEIMDTEDDMYHDMAWAMFDAIKENNEKGKNTVFICPVGPVGQYKRFVRIVNKYRLNLNNLYIFNMDEYLNDDMTMIDMDNPLSFKGFMYRELYGKIDEELNVPEDHRFFPEPGKEKEIYEKIQELGGVDICFGGVGINGHVAFNEPPEESENIIDQEFRNIGTRILKISRETRTINAAGALGGAIQSLPKWCITIGMKEILSAKKIRLYMFRDWHRAVVRRAIYGDVTAKFPVSFLQEHDDAKITISRYVARKPY is encoded by the coding sequence ATGAAGGATTATTACACAATTGGAGAAGACAAATTAGGGGAAAACAGTAAGATTCCATTGGAGATAATGGATACAGAGGACGATATGTATCATGATATGGCTTGGGCTATGTTTGATGCTATAAAAGAAAATAATGAAAAAGGTAAAAATACTGTATTTATATGTCCAGTAGGACCAGTAGGTCAGTATAAAAGGTTTGTTAGGATTGTAAATAAATATCGTCTGAATCTTAATAACCTATACATATTCAATATGGATGAATATCTTAATGATGACATGACCATGATTGATATGGACAATCCTCTTAGCTTTAAAGGTTTCATGTACAGAGAATTATATGGTAAGATTGATGAAGAGTTGAATGTACCTGAGGACCATAGATTCTTCCCTGAACCAGGAAAAGAAAAGGAAATCTATGAGAAGATTCAGGAGCTTGGTGGAGTTGATATATGTTTTGGTGGAGTAGGTATCAATGGACATGTTGCTTTTAATGAGCCACCAGAAGAAAGTGAAAATATAATAGATCAGGAATTTCGTAATATAGGTACTAGAATTCTTAAGATATCAAGGGAAACTAGAACCATTAATGCTGCCGGTGCATTAGGTGGAGCTATACAGTCATTGCCAAAATGGTGTATAACTATTGGTATGAAAGAGATTCTTAGTGCAAAAAAGATACGTTTGTATATGTTTAGAGATTGGCATAGAGCAGTTGTAAGACGAGCTATCTATGGTGATGTAACAGCTAAGTTCCCAGTTAGTTTCTTGCAGGAACATGATGATGCCAAGATAACTATTTCTAGATATGTAGCAAGGAAACCATATTAG
- a CDS encoding LacI family DNA-binding transcriptional regulator, with the protein MSGKRVTRKDVADRAGVTPTIVSYVTNNNRYVSKDKRERVLQAIKELGYHPNTVALGLKCKKSYHIAFICDDISNEHFAKIVMDMEDIANERGYIISFCNTRRDEQYINKLISRQFDGAIISTDILEGELINKFPDIGIPTILFGNRIHENISKDITFVNIDIYGGTLKAMEHLVKEGHTKIAFVDSSLKEQDTIDYNDLRVKGYAEIHEKYNMVLNKDYIIQGANGYKDVFEKSYKLFQSKDRPTAILVNDDMHAYIVMSAVKSLNLQVPEDVSIIGYNDTTIAKYMVPRLTTVEIPRKKISRAALELLIDKIEGKVVKDIDIDTDLIIGNTTKSMTQ; encoded by the coding sequence ATGAGTGGTAAAAGAGTTACGAGAAAAGATGTAGCAGATAGAGCAGGAGTAACACCAACTATTGTTTCTTATGTTACTAATAATAATAGATATGTTAGTAAAGATAAAAGAGAAAGAGTTCTACAAGCAATAAAAGAGTTAGGTTATCACCCTAATACCGTTGCATTAGGATTGAAATGCAAAAAAAGCTATCATATAGCATTTATTTGTGATGATATAAGTAATGAACACTTTGCTAAGATTGTTATGGATATGGAAGACATAGCCAATGAAAGAGGCTATATAATCTCTTTTTGTAACACTAGAAGAGACGAACAATATATTAATAAGTTAATCAGCAGACAGTTTGATGGGGCTATAATAAGTACTGATATATTAGAAGGAGAATTAATCAATAAGTTTCCTGATATTGGTATTCCTACTATTTTGTTTGGAAATAGGATACACGAGAATATTTCAAAAGATATCACATTTGTTAATATAGATATTTATGGTGGAACTCTAAAAGCGATGGAGCATCTAGTTAAGGAAGGTCATACAAAAATTGCTTTTGTTGATTCAAGTCTGAAAGAGCAGGATACCATAGATTATAATGACCTAAGAGTAAAAGGTTATGCTGAGATTCATGAGAAGTATAACATGGTGCTTAACAAAGATTATATTATTCAAGGTGCAAATGGTTACAAGGATGTTTTTGAAAAAAGTTATAAGTTATTTCAATCTAAGGATAGACCTACTGCGATTTTGGTGAATGACGATATGCATGCTTATATTGTAATGAGTGCAGTCAAATCCCTTAATCTGCAAGTACCAGAAGATGTATCGATTATAGGATATAACGATACGACTATAGCAAAATATATGGTTCCTAGATTAACTACTGTTGAAATTCCAAGAAAAAAAATAAGCAGGGCAGCATTGGAATTATTAATTGATAAGATAGAAGGAAAAGTAGTAAAAGACATAGATATAGATACTGATCTAATTATAGGTAATACCACAAAATCTATGACACAGTAG